In archaeon BMS3Bbin15, the following are encoded in one genomic region:
- a CDS encoding nucleotidyltransferase domain protein, with protein sequence MDKELPPKIEETLKEFVNMVMEKYEDRVEKIILFGSYARGEGKEESDMDVLVITTADWFEMQKNLSEIAVDVLLDTGVYISAKAVTVEEYKQMKDINTGFYQNVAREGAIVE encoded by the coding sequence ATGGACAAAGAACTTCCCCCGAAAATAGAAGAAACTCTGAAGGAGTTTGTAAATATGGTCATGGAGAAGTATGAAGATAGAGTAGAGAAGATTATACTCTTTGGAAGCTATGCAAGGGGAGAAGGCAAAGAAGAAAGCGATATGGATGTGCTGGTTATAACTACTGCAGATTGGTTCGAGATGCAGAAGAATCTCTCTGAAATAGCTGTCGATGTTCTGCTGGATACAGGAGTATATATTTCTGCCAAGGCAGTAACTGTAGAAGAATATAAGCAGATGAAGGATATTAACACTGGATTTTACCAGAACGTCGCAAGAGAGGGTGCGATTGTTGAATGA
- a CDS encoding HEPN domain protein — protein sequence MNEVEMLIVEAESKLRAARILFDNGEYSDAISRAYYSMHYSARALLSLKNIYPRTHKGIIAQFGLEFVKKGTIEDYYLKSMSTARESRERADYGIGYKFTAEEAENIIENANRFLERIKKAIENLEVMDK from the coding sequence TTGAATGAAGTTGAAATGCTCATAGTAGAAGCAGAATCCAAGTTGAGGGCTGCGAGGATTCTATTTGACAATGGTGAATACAGCGATGCTATAAGCAGGGCTTATTACAGCATGCACTATTCTGCAAGGGCATTGCTCAGCTTAAAGAACATTTATCCCAGAACTCATAAGGGTATCATTGCACAATTTGGATTAGAATTTGTAAAGAAGGGTACTATTGAGGATTATTATCTTAAATCTATGAGCACTGCAAGAGAAAGCAGAGAGAGGGCTGATTATGGAATAGGCTATAAATTCACTGCAGAAGAGGCGGAGAACATAATCGAGAACGCAAATAGATTTCTTGAGAGAATCAAGAAAGCAATAGAAAATCTGGAGGTGATGGATAAATGA